The genomic window AAATACAGATTAACAATAAACCATCTGCTCAGATGGGGACTGCCTCTCATGGGAACACGTCAGCCCTACTAGAGACTATAACCTCACACCTCCTGCTAAATTCTTATCAGAAGCCtgattcttgggcagcccgggaggctcagcggtttagcgcgccttcatcccaggacgtgatcctggggaccctggatcgggtcccacgtcaggctccctgcatgtgtctctctctctgtcatgaataaataaaatctaaaaaaaaaaaaaaagcctgattctAAGGGAATCTCCAGGGAGGCTTTACCCGAGGGGCAGACAGGGCAGGCACCACGCCAGGGTCATTCCAACTCATTCCTCAATCAATTCAGACCGTGAAAAGCTGCGTCCACAAGGCCGCTCTGCGTGGCATGCTCTGGGATTATGTCACCGCTGGCCTAGAGAGAAGCGAGTGACAAGCGGTGGAAGAAGCTTCCTATCGTAACGACTGGGAAGTTGTAACCTAACAGGTCTAGGGTGGGCCCAGACACCGGGATTTTCAAGGAGCTTTCCACACACACGCACTAAAGGTTAAAGCCCACGGCCCCACCTTACAGAGGGTGGAAGGGACGTCCGCACTACTGTCCTGCTGGCACACGGGTCCCTTCGGAAAGGCCTGCGGGAGAAATCTCCCTTAAGGTCTCAATCCTGAGCGAACCGGATCCTACCTACGCTGCGAGGAAACTTTCCGACGGGGCTTCGAGGCCAATCTGCGGCTCCTTCAGGCTGAGCCTAGAGGCCTGAGGGCGGTATCGCGCGTGGGCTGAGGAGCAGCCAGCGGGGTACAGCCCCGCGCAGTCCGGCCGCGCAAGCACGGTGAGGGGTGAGGGGCGCGGGCCCACCGAGCGGCCGCAACCACCGAGGTCGCGGGAAGGGCCGCCCGGGCCGCGAGGCCGCGAGGCCGGAGCCGACGGCGCGGCGCAGGACACAGGGTTTTCCCGCTGCGCGTCCCTGCGCGCCAGCTCCACGCTGCCCGCCGCGACCCCGGCCGGTTGGACGGCGGCCCGGGGCTGCACCACACGCACACGCAcccgcgcgcacacgcacacgcgcgcacacgcacCCGCGCACCCGCACACGCGCGACCACGGCCGCGGCGCCCCGcacgcccgcgcccgcgcccccgagcGCCAGGCCCCAGGAGGCGCCGTTCGGCCGCGGGCTCACCTGCAGGCGGTGGCTCTTGACCAGGTGCATGTTGAGCGCCGGGCTGTTGGGCAGGATCTTGCCGCAGCCGCGCACCGTGCACAGGATGTTGGTCCGCACGGCCCGGGACAGCTCGCTCACCGACGGCTGGATCAGCTCCCGGGCCGGAGGCGCCGGACCCGCGGGCTGCTGCCTCGCCGCCGCGGGCCGCGGCCGGCTGCCTCTTAGCCGTCCGGGGGGCCCCCACgggcccgaggcggcggcggcggcggcggcggcggctcccctCGCGGCCGTCGGGACGGTCGGGGCGCCCGAGGCCAGAGCCGCggaccccgccgccgccgcctcagaGGCCGCCATCGCTCCCGCACGGCAGAAGGGCCGAGGGAGcaggccccgcctcccgccgcaGCCACTTccggcagggggaggggcttCCAGGCTCATTAGCATCCGGCGGGGCCGGGACGGCCGcggcgccccctgccggccgcgGAGGGCGCGTCTGCGGGAGGCCGCCGCAGGAAGGGGGGGCCCTAAACGCCCCAGGGGTTCCGGCGAACAGGTAGGTCCAAGGATTGGTCCCACGGATCCACCTTCATCTTCCCGGAAAACTTAACCTGGGGCAATAACTGGGCAGGAGAAAAAGCAGTATGTCCAGGAACTTTATTTCCCCAAAGgttagaaacaacccaaatgttcagcGGCAGGAGAGGCAATACGTGTTTTCCTCCATTTTGCAGAGAAGTAACTAGCCCTAGGTCGCATTATACAAACGAATGAGTTGCTATGATTGAGTTAATCATTTTAAGAAGGCTGGATTTACTTGCCcgtgtctttttcttcttctttttttttttggcctgggaCAGTATAGCTCAGTGCAGGGTTCCAAAGCCTAAGACCTTGGAAGGACTAGCTAGACCACGTAAATGAGCATTGGAGGCCAGGTGTAGACAAAAGGGAGAAGGGGGGACTGCAGTGAAATGGAAGATTCATCCTTTGTTTAAAGGGGGGGAGGGCAGCTGCTATTCATCTTTGGTATCACTAGATctattttttgaaggtttttgtGTGAAAACTTCTGACTTCTAGATGAGCAGCTGTACTAGTTTTCCATTGCTACAGTTACAAATTAccatagtggcttaaaacaacacagattggttattttacagttctggaagtcagaggtCTGAGGCGAGTGTGAGGTTTAGGTCAAAATGCGAGCAGGGTGGCATGTCTTCTGGAGGCTCTGCAGAAGAATCTGCTgacttgccttttccagcttatCAAAGCTGGTAATGGTGAGTGGAGTCTCTGTCACATCAcggacttctccctctgctctctcccattcctgttccacttttgaagacccttgtgattacagTGGCTCCATTTAGgaaatccagaataatctccccttTGCAAAGTCCTTTTGCCTTGTAAGGTAATATATTTAtagattccagggattaggatgtggatatcTTTGAGTAAGcgggcattattctgcctatcacAGAAGctaattctgattttaaaagtactGCGAGACCAAAAAAACCCCAGGTGTGTGGGATAGCACCCACAAGCTATTGTGTCTTTCCACATGGCGTCTAAGAGTGCAGGCTCTGAAGTCTGATTGCCTGGGGCTAATGTGGGCTCAGCCACTTACCAGCCTAAGCTTTGCTATTCACTTCAGGAGAATAAGACTAGTAATGCTGCCGGCCTTATAGGATTGTTATGAAAGTAAGATAAGGCACATAAAATACTTAGCACCGACATAGTAAGTactccataaatgttagctattcatttttataataaattcctTTGGCTGTAGCAGTCTTTGGGTCTGCACTTACTGATCCATCTGTTCCCAAGACTGCATCTGGACGAATGCAGTATGTGTCTCTGGATCACCAAGTACATAAAAGAAGTTCTAGTGTAAGTCAGCAACATACGAAGAAATTGAACTCCCCTCTTCTATAGAATTGCACCAAATTATacctttaaatttaaagaataattcctCTTAAagaagaactgagggctgactAAACATCAGGTACATAACAGATAAAGAGTTTCACATATTCTCATTTCCTCAAACAGGTGCCTGTCTCGGAGGGCCGCAAGGTGCAGCCTCAAGTGATTCCGCTGTAGCCTGGATAATAGAATTAGTGTCTTCCTTGTTCAGGCTCCAACTGCACATCACTGCCAAGCACCAGGGAGGGCAGGAGCCTGTGAGGAACCATCCCCGAACCAGCAGGGCCTCTGTGCAGAACTAACAGAGGCCTTCAGGCACTGAGCAAAAGTGCCCCCAacatgtgtgcacacagggaCAGGTGCTCGACACCATGTCTATGGTCTACAAGGAAATTAGCATTACTGAGCCCCTGCAGACTCAGTGCCTCACTGAGATAATGGAAGTGTCTATACCATTTgctatttaagtaaaaaaaacatattttttgcatatctataaTCTGTAGACAGTACCATCACAGTATAAAGTATTCTTCAGCCCCACTTCTGTGACTGTATTTACATATCTGCATATTAAGCCTGTTTTTGGTTTTCATCAAAAGTAATTGATGTACCAGTTTTTAAGTATCTTCATTCACAAATTCATGTTTTCTTCACTGCTTCGCCCACTGGCTGACACTATTTCAATTATTCAAACTTATAGCAGCTGGAGGTACCTGTATGTATGTTGTTACATGACTATTTTATCGTCATAATATCTGTTTTTATACCCCAAATCCTTTGTGGAACAAAATAGGGACTAGATTTTGAAACATAATTAAGAAAGGACATGGTACTTAGTGATAATCACTGAAAAATTTCCATCAGAAGTAACCGATATACCAGCTTTTCAATCTTTATTCATAAATTAGTATAATATGGTGAGTCTTAATATATGATAAAACAGATTatgaaaaatatcatatttacaatgaaactattattttatattactgaATCATTTGATATGCTACCTCCTGCTATAGCATCATGGACCCAACTCTACCCTTTGAATGGACcaattttatgattttcctaGGAAGTTTTGAGTTAAGGATAGTTTCTCGCTGCTTCTTTCCAGGATCCAAGTCTTCAGACAAATTCCTGGAAACAAGCAATTAGAACCTGATCTCTCCAGGATGGAGGAGAAAAAGGAcatgtcactttttaaaagctCACAGTTGCTATGCTTTGCAGGATATGGGAGAGAGGGGTACACAGAGGAGGCATACAGAATCAATCCCAATAAATATATTGAACATTTGTGAACTGTCAATATCAAGAATTAATTTCTAAAACACAAGTTCATACACAGAAGCTATCCTGCTAGCTGTTAATTAAATGCATAGACAATAGTCAAAGAGATGCTGTGCTTACAAAAACCACatacatcttatttatctttaattttaaaataattcatcccCTTATTGGGTATGCAAGTGAGCAATGGAGAAAGTGGTGCATCTGCaatacctgaaattaaaaaagaaaagaaaagaaaatgagtcagTTTAACAATGGCCAAGATTTGAGGGCAGATTATGGACCCTCATGATGTGCTGAAGCAGAACATGCAAAATAGGGCATGAGGGGATAGCAGACGAGAGCCAGGAGAACACTTAGAGGTAATTAGCCAGCCAAGAGAGAGGATCGAATGTAGTCTGCTGTTAATTCTTCCTGCCTGTAAAATAAGCTACTTACCAGCTGGTGCTAAGGATTTCAATGCTTCTAGAAGATGCGGGCTGGAGAACTTTATTAGGCACCGGAGGGGCTCTTTTCTCTCCGCCAAGATGTCTCCATTGAAGtcacttttgaattttgtttcaaGCTGTCAacgaatatatttataaataactacTAAATATATCAGCTGGAATGGCAAACTATAATGGAATCAGGTTatgcattttattaattcttGTCATCAAGAAATACAGGGATTAAGGGGTGTGTGAGCCACTTAAATTTGCTAACTGCAAATGTAGAGGAAAAACCAGTGTTATCAAATGGTATCACACATAAAATACTTGGCACCTGACACACAGGAGACCTGGGAGGTCAGTTCCACCTTCAGGTGACCTGAGCATTtagtatgccttttttttttttttttttttaaagattttattcatttatttgagagatccagcaagcatgagtggggggaggggcagaggaagagggtgggggagaagaaGGCTCAGGGAGCCGGAGAgagatgcagggcttaatcccaggactctgacacatgacctgagttgagggcacatgcctaacccactgagccacccaagtgccccctagTTTGCATTCTTAACGGCAAATTAGCACCATCTTTTGTAATCTGTCATTTTGATGCAAAAGTATATCTTTTGAGTCACTACcactatttatttttacctaattATGTAAGATTTCAAAAGTACACAATAGTAAGGAACACAATGAGCCCCGTGTGCACATCCTGCAGCTGAAACCATTATCAATTCACGGCTAGTCTTGTATCATCTACAACCCTACCTCCCCGTTCCTTACTGACCACGGCAATTGGATTATTCTGAAGTAAATCCAAGACACGATGCTAATCCAtttaatatttcagtatgtatctAACAAAGACCTGAGaaggactctttttaaaaatttcaccatAACATTACCACATCAAAAAAATTAGTAACAACCTCCCAATCCTTTAATAGCATCAAATACGCAAATCCACTGCTTCAATAGGTACTTGAGTTTTAGattctaatttcaatttttttttttagttaaaatgactcttaaaatttatttttatttatttattgttaaagatttatttatgtatttattcatgatagacctagagagagaggcagagacacaggcagagggagaagcgggctccatgtcgggagcccgaatcgggactcgatcccgggactccaggatcgcgccctgggccaaaggcaggtgccaaaccgctgagccacccagggatccccgactcttaaaattaaaaggcattATCCTGAAATATTTAGAGGTTGAGTAATGTCTGCAATTACCTCAAATGGTTCagaataaatcaacaaaaagaaattaaggaattgtggcaaaatgttaacaactggtGAATTGAAGCAAAGCGGAAATAGGTGTTCATTGTAATATCCTTGCAAGTGTTCTGAAGgtttgacatttttcaaaatagaaaaagtagGGAAAATTAAAAGCTTATATGAATCAATGTGTACCTTGACTTACAGAGTATAGCTATTCTAAACTGTATATACAAACTGAGATTTGTGGATTCTTACTTATTCCTGATCAATGGTTCCTTTAGTGGGCAGAATCAGCCAGAGGGCTTGTAAGAACAGATGGTTGGGTCCCACCTCCAGAGTCCCTGATCCAGTAGGAGGACCACAGTGGGGCCAAGAATCTGCAATTCTTACCCATTCCCAAGTAATGCTGATATGGTGGGTCCAGAGACCACATTTGGGAACCAGTGTCCTAGAGTATGGGCTGTGCAAAGGAACTGGGTTAAAACTGCCATTTAGGGAGCACTAAGTGAAATATATCAATCACCTTTTCCCACtataaacaaattaaagaaaataggtGTCAGGCTTGAGTGATCAGATGAATGGCAGATTTAAAGTATTGCCTGTGGCTGTAGGGGGTGCTACGCAGAAAGAATTTTACTAGACGGGGGAGGGTGTTGAATGCCAAGTATTAGATTAGGGCAATCATCATATGAACCTTGAATTCTTCTATTGGGGGCACGGGGCTTGCCCCTAAGCTGGCCTTCTTGGTGGGCAGTGGCACACTTCTGGAATGAGCTAATTTCGCAGTACTGACTAGGCTACTGGTTTTTCTCCTGTGATGCCAACTGGGTTATgtcatgacttatttttttcatttattcttttgttcaacaGGTATTTATGAGCACCGACTATGTGTGTTGCTCTAGGTATGGATGGGCTAGAAAGGTAGAACTTTTCTCCCCTCAAAAATATAGATTGTGGCCAGTTATACATAACTAAATTAATATGTAAGATTAAATAAAGGTAAATTCATAATTTCAAAAAGTCCCCTTTGCTaacaggcacttaataaatatgataaagatGTCTATCCTAACTCATAAATTCATTATGCAAAATTAAAGTGATACTATACCTATTGTggtaagtaatgtatagaattgctgcaTCACtgctgtacacttaaaactgcTATAACATCGTGTGTCAACTCTAttcaataattagaaaaaaattaaaaaaaaagtgataaaggaaaagaaagtttcttAAAGCTGTCCACTtaaagtttttgttcttttaaaaaaatatggataacTCGTAGTTCACATTTAGAGCAAAGTCCCACCTTATATTGTGCGAATTCTAGTCTCGGTTGAGAATAGTCTCCAAAAGTTTCTTGAGTCACTCTCTggactctctctttttctattctgttttcatGAATGATCCGAGAATCCACTAAATATGgaagatttcaaaagaaaacagatattagAAATGTACTTCATCCGTAAAGTATcctcttttcattcctttcaaCTTGCTcgtgtcatttaaaaataatgtttagttTCTTCTCTTGATTGCAATAATTCCTTATTAAAGGAAAGTTGCAAAGCACAggctgataaataaaataaaaatcccccaTTCTACCAATGCATAGAAagcactgttaacattttaatgtatttctgtCTAGCCTTTTCCTTAATGAATAGAAAGATAAGTATTTTCTAAACTGAGATgataaaatacacacaattttGCATACTGCTTTCTCTACTTAACATGAAATTAACGGCAGTTCCTATGCCATCGGaaagtcataaaaatgtttattcaaaacTGCTGtaccatttcattttattgccaAATCATTGCTGAGAGATAGGAAAATGTTCATTTCTATAAATCTAGATTGTATCCCACCACTCTTCTCAACTTTCTAGTTCACTCCAGTAGTTTCTTACTCTCTTCTCCCAGGTTTTCCAGGAGAGACTCCTGCCATCTTCAAGTAGCAACA from Vulpes vulpes isolate BD-2025 unplaced genomic scaffold, VulVul3 Bu000000635, whole genome shotgun sequence includes these protein-coding regions:
- the LOC140596456 gene encoding ATM interactor-like isoform X1 — its product is MAASEAAAAGSAALASGAPTVPTAARGAAAAAAAAASGPWGPPGRLRGSRPRPAAARQQPAGPAPPARELIQPSVSELSRAVRTNILCTVRGCGKILPNSPALNMHLVKSHRLQAFPKGPVCQQDSSADVPSTLCKIYKEIYIRQSVGWRSMESKKTGGLMYTNYRELLYKTLPLCKYFEDAWVAQWLSLWFRLRALSWDPGIKYPIRLSARSLLLRLPMSLPLFLYFS
- the LOC140596456 gene encoding ATM interactor-like isoform X2, translated to MAASEAAAAGSAALASGAPTVPTAARGAAAAAAAAASGPWGPPGRLRGSRPRPAAARQQPAGPAPPARELIQPSVSELSRAVRTNILCTVRGCGKILPNSPALNMHLVKSHRLQAFPKGPVCQQDSSADVPSTLCKIYKEIYIRQSVGWRSMESKKTGGLMYTNYRELLYKTLPLCKYFEFSFTIVTEL
- the LOC140596456 gene encoding ATM interactor-like isoform X4, with protein sequence MAASEAAAAGSAALASGAPTVPTAARGAAAAAAAAASGPWGPPGRLRGSRPRPAAARQQPAGPAPPARELIQPSVSELSRAVRTNILCTVRGCGKILPNSPALNMHLVKSHRLQAFPKGPVCQQDSSADVPSTLCKIYKEIYIRQSVGWRSMESKLGEIIQLDTSSGI
- the LOC140596456 gene encoding ATM interactor-like isoform X3; the protein is MAASEAAAAGSAALASGAPTVPTAARGAAAAAAAAASGPWGPPGRLRGSRPRPAAARQQPAGPAPPARELIQPSVSELSRAVRTNILCTVRGCGKILPNSPALNMHLVKSHRLQAFPKGPVCQQDSSADVPSTLCKIYKEIYIRQSVGWRSMESKDHFYVLDLLIISVISWIY
- the LOC140596456 gene encoding ATM interactor-like isoform X5 — encoded protein: MAASEAAAAGSAALASGAPTVPTAARGAAAAAAAAASGPWGPPGRLRGSRPRPAAARQQPAGPAPPARELIQPSVSELSRAVRTNILCTVRGCGKILPNSPALNMHLVKSHRLQKTGGLMYTNYRELLYKTLPLCKYFEDHFYVLDLLIISVISWIY